In Thermoanaerobaculum aquaticum, a single genomic region encodes these proteins:
- a CDS encoding outer membrane protein assembly factor BamB family protein, translating into MKRWILALVVVFGFLPPAAEAEVVALQLERKGVKKPEQMVYGVDLATGQVVWEHRFGEEVNFVEKVKGGLLVGCDDGTLSLVDPATGSLRWTAKLGEKDEKVNTFRGEFAEGFLVSFHNEVLWLVSPKGEVVWVLR; encoded by the coding sequence ATGAAACGCTGGATTTTGGCTTTGGTGGTGGTTTTTGGCTTCTTGCCGCCGGCCGCGGAGGCCGAGGTGGTGGCGCTGCAGCTCGAGCGCAAGGGGGTGAAGAAGCCCGAACAAATGGTTTACGGCGTGGACCTGGCCACCGGCCAGGTGGTCTGGGAGCACCGCTTTGGTGAAGAGGTGAACTTCGTGGAAAAGGTCAAAGGTGGTCTTTTGGTAGGTTGCGACGATGGCACGCTGAGCCTTGTGGATCCAGCCACGGGTTCGCTGCGGTGGACCGCCAAGCTGGGGGAAAAGGACGAAAAGGTGAATACGTTCCGCGGTGAGTTTGCCGAGGGCTTCTTGGTTTCCTTCCACAACGAGGTGCTGTGGTTGGTTTCTCCCAAGGGAGAAGTGGTTTGGGTCTTGCGCTAG